Proteins from one Mycolicibacter virginiensis genomic window:
- a CDS encoding hemophore-related protein, whose translation MASLSLTRFAVAAGSLALSLSAGAGFASASPDLGPIINTTCSYSQVHQALVAENPSAAAEFDANPNAQGMLQMFLNAPPAKRQQLAGMVQAMPEAQQYVGTITQVAGSCNNY comes from the coding sequence ATGGCCTCTCTGTCGTTGACCAGGTTCGCTGTCGCAGCTGGCAGTCTGGCTCTGTCGCTCTCCGCCGGAGCCGGGTTCGCATCCGCGAGCCCTGACCTCGGCCCGATCATCAACACCACCTGCAGCTACTCGCAGGTGCATCAGGCGCTGGTCGCGGAGAACCCCTCCGCAGCCGCCGAGTTCGACGCCAACCCGAACGCCCAGGGCATGCTGCAGATGTTCCTGAACGCGCCGCCGGCCAAGCGTCAGCAGCTGGCCGGCATGGTCCAGGCCATGCCGGAGGCTCAGCAGTACGTCGGCACCATCACCCAGGTCGCCGGCTCCTGCAACAACTACTGA
- a CDS encoding class I SAM-dependent methyltransferase has product MTENPRADVVSRQYERWTYPPPINDLQAWSANNWEWFDPSHAHRVLWPDREYRPDLDILIAGCGTNQAAVFAYNNPQARVVAVDISASSLGHQQYLKDKHGLWNLELHQLPIEELSTLGRDFDLAISTGVLHHMADPKVGMKAIADRLRPDGVAGIMLYARYGRIGIEILETVFQDLGLEQSDESIQTVRQAIRLLSQDHPVQPYLKIAGDLASDSGLVDTFLHGRAKSYDVDGCIDLANSAGLDFQGWLLKAPYYAHDVAVPSAGFYDKVNALPEEKIWSVMERIHTLNARHFFIATRPERPKSSYQIDFSTPESLDYVPLFRWKCGLNGNEIFRSGWRMPLNPAQLPFVQSIDGRRSIRQIAADLAQAAGPGRGSAADLEKFGRKLFQSLWRLDFVAVDLSAGS; this is encoded by the coding sequence GTGACCGAGAATCCACGTGCAGATGTCGTCTCCCGGCAGTACGAGCGTTGGACCTACCCGCCGCCCATCAACGACCTGCAGGCATGGTCGGCCAACAACTGGGAGTGGTTCGACCCGAGCCACGCGCACCGGGTGCTGTGGCCGGATCGCGAGTACCGCCCTGACCTCGACATCCTGATCGCGGGCTGCGGTACCAACCAGGCGGCGGTCTTCGCCTACAACAACCCGCAGGCGCGGGTCGTGGCGGTCGACATCAGCGCGTCGTCGTTGGGGCACCAGCAGTACCTCAAGGACAAGCACGGGCTGTGGAACCTGGAGCTGCACCAGCTGCCGATCGAGGAGCTGTCCACGCTCGGCCGAGACTTCGACCTGGCGATCTCGACGGGCGTGCTGCACCACATGGCCGACCCGAAGGTGGGCATGAAGGCGATCGCCGACCGTCTGCGGCCCGACGGCGTCGCCGGCATCATGCTCTACGCGCGCTACGGCCGCATCGGCATCGAGATCCTGGAGACGGTCTTCCAGGACCTCGGGTTGGAGCAGAGCGACGAGTCGATTCAGACCGTCCGCCAGGCCATCCGCCTGCTGTCGCAGGATCACCCGGTCCAGCCCTACCTCAAGATCGCCGGCGACCTGGCCTCGGACTCGGGCCTGGTAGACACGTTCTTGCACGGTCGGGCGAAGAGCTACGACGTCGACGGCTGCATCGATCTGGCCAACTCGGCCGGCCTGGACTTCCAGGGCTGGCTGCTCAAGGCGCCGTACTACGCCCACGATGTCGCGGTGCCGTCGGCCGGCTTCTACGACAAGGTGAATGCCTTGCCGGAGGAGAAGATCTGGTCGGTGATGGAGCGCATCCACACCCTCAACGCGCGGCACTTCTTCATCGCCACTCGGCCCGAGCGGCCCAAGAGCAGCTACCAGATCGACTTCTCGACGCCCGAGAGCCTCGACTACGTGCCGCTGTTCCGTTGGAAGTGTGGCTTGAACGGCAACGAGATCTTCCGTTCGGGCTGGCGTATGCCGCTGAACCCGGCGCAGCTGCCGTTCGTTCAGAGCATCGACGGTCGTCGCAGCATTCGCCAGATCGCCGCGGACCTGGCGCAGGCCGCCGGCCCGGGGCGCGGCAGTGCGGCGGACCTGGAGAAGTTCGGTCGCAAGTTGTTCCAGTCGCTGTGGCGTCTGGACTTCGTCGCGGTCGATCTGAGTGCCGGTTCCTGA
- a CDS encoding amidase → MTHPPAPSGTRFPTLTEQLYQLASGEATSVDLVRRALHAIDASQSTLNAFRVVFTESALVSAAEADRRRAAGHRAPLLGIPIAVKDDTDIAGVATSFGASGYIEPAGHDAEVVRRLRAAGAVIVGKTNTCELGQWPFTSGPGFGHTRNPWSRRHTPGGSSGGSAAAVAAGLVAAAIGSDGAGSVRIPAAWTHLVGIKPQRGRISTWPLAEAFNGLTVNGVLARTVEDAALVLDAVSGNAEGDLHKPPPIKVSDYVRTAPGQLRIALSTQFPYTGFPARLDPEIKAALNRTAEQLRLLGHTVVPGNPDYGLRLSWNFLSRSTAGVWAAGNRLGGGVNLDPRTLSNMRTGRLLSQAVLRKARAHEAQDQRRVGSIFRIVDVVLAPTTAQPPPLANTFDDLGSWETDRTMIAACPVTWPWNLLGWPSISVPAGFTSEGLPIGVQLMGPANSDGLLVSLAAELEGINGWAARQPTPWWRTEPGGS, encoded by the coding sequence ATGACCCACCCGCCCGCGCCGTCCGGCACCCGCTTCCCCACCCTCACCGAGCAGCTCTACCAGCTGGCCAGCGGCGAGGCGACCTCTGTCGACCTGGTGCGTCGGGCGCTACACGCCATCGACGCCAGCCAGTCCACTCTGAACGCCTTCCGGGTGGTGTTCACCGAGTCGGCGCTGGTCAGCGCCGCTGAAGCCGACCGGCGTCGGGCCGCGGGGCACCGCGCCCCGCTGCTGGGCATCCCGATCGCGGTCAAAGACGACACCGACATCGCCGGGGTGGCCACCTCGTTCGGCGCCTCCGGCTACATCGAGCCCGCCGGCCATGACGCCGAGGTGGTGCGCCGCCTGCGCGCCGCCGGCGCGGTGATCGTCGGCAAGACCAACACCTGCGAGTTGGGTCAGTGGCCGTTTACCAGTGGCCCCGGGTTCGGCCACACCCGCAATCCCTGGTCCCGCCGGCACACCCCAGGAGGGTCGTCGGGAGGCAGCGCCGCCGCGGTGGCCGCGGGCCTGGTCGCCGCAGCCATCGGATCCGATGGAGCCGGTAGCGTGCGCATCCCCGCCGCGTGGACGCATCTGGTCGGCATCAAGCCCCAGCGCGGCCGCATCTCCACCTGGCCGCTGGCGGAGGCGTTCAACGGGCTCACCGTCAACGGAGTACTGGCCCGCACCGTCGAGGACGCCGCGCTGGTGCTGGACGCGGTCTCCGGCAACGCCGAAGGGGACTTGCACAAACCGCCGCCGATAAAGGTCTCCGACTACGTGCGGACCGCACCGGGGCAACTGCGTATCGCGCTGTCGACCCAGTTCCCCTACACCGGGTTCCCGGCTCGGCTGGATCCGGAGATCAAGGCCGCGCTGAACCGCACCGCCGAGCAGCTGCGGCTGCTCGGGCACACCGTGGTCCCGGGCAACCCCGACTATGGGCTGCGGCTGTCGTGGAATTTTCTGTCCCGGTCCACCGCCGGAGTGTGGGCCGCCGGCAACCGGCTCGGCGGCGGTGTCAACCTCGACCCTCGGACCTTGTCCAATATGCGCACCGGCCGGCTGCTGTCGCAGGCCGTGCTGCGCAAGGCCCGCGCCCACGAGGCGCAGGATCAGCGTCGGGTGGGCTCGATCTTCCGCATCGTCGACGTGGTGCTGGCGCCCACCACCGCCCAGCCGCCACCCTTGGCCAACACATTCGACGACCTGGGCAGCTGGGAGACCGACCGCACCATGATCGCGGCCTGCCCGGTGACCTGGCCGTGGAACCTGTTGGGGTGGCCGTCGATCAGCGTGCCGGCCGGGTTCACCTCCGAGGGACTGCCGATCGGCGTGCAGTTGATGGGGCCGGCCAACAGCGACGGCTTGCTGGTCTCGCTGGCCGCTGAGTTGGAGGGCATCAACGGCTGGGCGGCCCGGCAACCCACCCCGTGGTGGCGCACCGAGCCCGGCGGCTCGTAA
- the recO gene encoding DNA repair protein RecO — protein sequence MRLYRDRAVVLRQHKLGEADRIVTLLTRDHGLVRAVAKGVRRTRSKFGARLEPFAHIDVQLHPGRNLDIVTQVVSVDAFASDIVSDYGRYTCACVILETAERLAGAERAPATALHRLTVGALRAVADGRRPRELVLDAYLLRAMSVAGWAPALTECARCATPGPHRAFHVAAGGSVCGHCRPAGSTTPPMGVLDLMSALHDGDWEVAELSTAAHRSHASGLVAAHLQWHLERRLRTLPLVERVQQRAAGHDAEAEVQPRATGSDG from the coding sequence ATGCGGCTGTACCGGGACCGGGCGGTGGTGCTGCGCCAGCACAAGCTCGGCGAAGCCGACCGGATCGTCACTTTGCTCACTCGCGACCACGGGCTGGTCCGCGCGGTGGCCAAGGGGGTGCGTCGTACCCGCAGCAAGTTCGGTGCCCGGCTGGAGCCGTTCGCCCACATCGACGTTCAGCTGCACCCGGGTCGCAATCTCGACATCGTCACTCAGGTGGTGTCGGTGGACGCGTTCGCCTCCGACATCGTCAGCGACTACGGCCGCTACACCTGCGCCTGCGTGATCTTGGAGACCGCGGAACGCCTGGCCGGTGCCGAGCGAGCCCCGGCGACGGCGTTGCACCGGCTCACCGTTGGGGCGCTGCGCGCGGTGGCCGATGGTCGGCGCCCCCGTGAGCTGGTACTGGACGCCTATCTGCTGCGTGCCATGTCGGTGGCCGGGTGGGCACCGGCACTGACCGAGTGCGCTCGTTGCGCCACCCCCGGTCCGCATCGGGCGTTTCACGTCGCGGCCGGCGGCAGCGTCTGCGGGCACTGCCGCCCGGCTGGGTCGACCACCCCGCCGATGGGCGTGCTGGATCTGATGTCGGCATTGCATGACGGCGACTGGGAGGTCGCCGAGCTTTCCACGGCGGCGCATCGCAGCCATGCCAGCGGATTGGTGGCCGCGCATCTGCAGTGGCACCTGGAGCGGCGGCTGCGGACACTGCCGCTGGTGGAGCGGGTTCAGCAGCGGGCGGCCGGGCACGATGCCGAGGCTGAGGTTCAACCCCGGGCCACCGGCAGCGACGGCTGA